The genome window cagccgctgctgaaactgatcagtttcaacagccgctgaatctggacaccagttccacttacatacagattcaaggtaagaacaccaggcgtccccaagtcagctgctgctgaaacctatcagcagctgattccaggaagcccggggcagagcaactctgcctcgggcttcctgtagtcagctgctggtcagtttcagcagcggctaactttgggacacctggggcagagcacctcgggtgctgctggcttggtaccagtagcgcggccgctccgcggagctactggaccaacccagcagcaccccagctgctctgccccaggcatcctgattcagccactgctgaaactgatcagcagctgaatcaggacgtctggggcagagcagctggggtgctgccgggttggtccagtagcgccaaggaacggagctgcgggaccaaccggcagtgccccacctgctctaccacaggcccccggctttgctccacgtctccctggtctgctgggggggcactagctgcgtgtcccccccccccccccccagcagaccagggagacgctgagcaaagccgcggagtacccgggcggacccgcggtttccagatcagctgaaagtgCTGCGGGTCCGGCTCGGGTCCTCCgtcgctctgttcagcgtctccctggtctgcagaccagggagacgctgaacaaagcggcggagcacccggggccggacccgcgccgcttccagctgatctggaagcggccgtcGGTCCGgacccgggtgctccgccgctctgttcagcgtctccctggtctgcagaccagggagacactgaacaaagcggcggagcacccggcaggacccgtgccacttccagctgatctggaagtggccgcgggtccggcccccggtgctctgccgctttgctctcgtctccctggtctgctggctctgccagcagaccagggagacggggagcagcttttctcgccccggagaaggcgggcggcgggaccaggcgtcccgctgctctagttctccagggcgagaaatccccgttcgtaactgcggatccgacataagtcggatccgcgtaactcggggactgcctgtacctttaTAGGGAGAAAACATGAGTTACTACAGTGGTCTTTGAGCTAACAGAGAAAAGCATAAGAGGAACTAGTGTCTGGAAGCTGAATGAGACCTAAATAAATACATACCTACATAATTTAAAACTGTGTACCTCGTTTCTAACAATGAGGGTTATTGACCATTGGAACTACTactgaaaacttcattttaagtgTTCATGCATCTTTCAGAAAGAATACCTTAGTCAAACAAGTTATCAAGCTGAACACTGGCACAAATATTGTAACCTGTTATAAAGGAGATCAGACTAGAGGatttaatggtcccttctggacttTAAACGTATGGAAGTTGAAATTCATGATGTTTCCTTAAGACTGAGTCCACATTCTCCACACTAGAGTCAGAAATAAGTTAAGGCTCATGGGATGGAAAACTCTCCAGACTTTGTGACCATTTGGCCAATCTCTACAAGGACCATCACTTTTCTGCAGTACTAGTGGGAGATTACAGAAACCTACAGCCTAGAGTTATAGAATACAGACAATTCTGGATTCCTTCAAGTATATCTTGGCGAAAATAAATGTTGGTGGATTTCTCCTTATAATAGTGTAAACTCCTAGAGTAGAGACAAAGTAGCAGTATCCCAGTTTCAAACAGAAATAAGCAGCATTCCTAAATTGCAGTTTTGCCTGTACTTGCTCCAATACAGCTACCCTGCTGGCTGAAATCCCCAATAGAGACAGAAATATCTTTTCAAATCGCCAGGAAATTTTTGTTTGACAATTCTCTTCCAGGACAGCTTTCAAGGCACTGGACTCAACTACCATATTTTCGTGcatataacccgtgggttatatgCATTTTTAcaaaaactcctccccgcccatggGGTATACAAAATTTTTTAAACTCACCTGGTGAGTTCCTGTGCAGCCTCCaggcgggggagcgctcatccccctggttcctgtgcagccgcaggaaggggcaggggagcactcatCCCCTGGTTCCTGCGCAGCCGCCGGAACCAgggggatgagcgctcccccaccccttcctacagctgcacaggaaccaggagaTGAGCGCTCCCCTGCCCAGAGGCTGGTGGCTGCGCAGGAACTGGGGTGGTGAGTGCCCGCaggccaccctcctcccccaccaccgtAAATTAACTAATATACCCCgacacagaaaagtcttgtataccctgcgggTTATACTTGTGCGCAGGGTATACAAgattgagtttaaaaaaaaaaaaaaaaaatttggaaaaactGCAGGATATATTCAGTTGCAGGGTATATCTGCTTAATCAGGTCATCAGAAGTTTTAAAAAACCAGAAACTTTTTTCTTAATCAAAAGGCTTACATTTTCTCTCAGGGGCAGACCTTCAACCTTTCAGAGCTTTCATCTTTTCAACCTTGATTTAAATTTATTGTCTGGttgggaaacacacacacacacacacacacacacacacacacacgacaaagGACAGAAGCAGTAGGGGGAAGTAACCTCACGCACATATGGAATTTACACACTAGGGATGGTAGTAATTTCTCACAAAGTATTCCTTACACCCTAACTCTAAAATATGGACCTTCAGTTGCCAAAAAGGTAGTGATATCTTTCTTCTGCTtctgagagagaaaatgaaagtgAAAGAATTCAATCCTTATTAGAAAAAGAGGTATGGAGCACCCAAAGCTGTCATGCTCCAAGGCTGCAGTCCAGCACCATTTTATTATTCTATATCTTCGGGGGGGAAAAGGTGGCCTAGAGGCTTCAAGTCAGCAAAGGCTTAAGCCAGGTGGAAGTATAGTGATGGCTCTTTAGAGGTGCTACTCACAAGGGAGGTGAAATTgtaattaattggctaatcgaatagttgatgcaatttgcatcagctgttcgattaatcaataaggccacctccacctttgaagtgtagcaacagaacggagtttcaaagcagcagcgaccatgggctccatgtggtgctgctgctttgaaatgccaccgggAGCCCCGACATCAAGTtccacgcagtgtttcaaagcagcaatgctgcatggagcccagtgtcagctgaggactcccagctggctccgggctgcacacgtttcaaagcggcagcactgtgtAAAGTACACTGGTAAACAAGTTGattcctcccctccttctcccctccacaAATTGCATAGTAAGTTGTCCTATTGTGGGATAAGCACTGTGCACATTTAAGTCAATTCTTTGACGCTGATCTCAAATTAAGCTTCAGTCCAATTGTGAAGGAAGAAAAAGTGCAATTTTTTACTTGCATTTTCTGTTTACATGTATCTCACTGATCTAGGTATATTGGAAGATAAATGCAAAGAGCACAACAAGGAAAAACAGAGTGAGATGAACAGGAATAAGTCAGTTGTCTTAATGGTTCCATTAATATTCTCAATGGTACTTTAATTGCAATTGTATGCAACATCAAACACTGTTTTAGTCTGATCCCAGGCCAGATGCGAGGAAAAATCTAAGTACATTCACTCTCAGACTGAAGTCATTATCTTACCTCCATGACAGCAGAAGATCTTCTCATCCACAATGGCTGCAATTGGAAGACAGTTAAAGCAGTCTGTGAATGTCTTCCAAAGTTTAATATTAAATCGCCGTTTGCCTGCAGGAAAAGGATATTCTATTATGGAAGGAACTGTATAGCCCACATACAACGTGCATTACCTATATCTTTAGGAAGGGTGTGAAGTCTGAAAGCTGAATTATTCAAGTTTCCTAAAACCTGTGAAGATGATTACGTTAAAGCATTTCACAGTAAGTTTACTTCAAATAAGACACACATTGAGACAGAAgatgtgtttcaaaataatttaagcTTTTGACAGACTGCTTTGGGAAATTCTTGCAATGAAATAGTAATTATTTGGTTAAAGATGGCATACTTTCTACTCCTATAAAGTTTTTAAATAAGAGAACTAGAAGTTTTTGCTTACATTCATCATAGAATCCATAGATACGATTAATGCTAGCACACTCATGGTTTCCTCTTAGGAGAAAGAAGTTTTCTGGATACTTGATTTTGTAAGCCAGTAGTAAGCAGATGGTTTCCAGAGACTGCTTGCCTCTGTCTACGTAATCTCCCAGAAAAAGATAGTTGGCTTCCGGTGGGAATCCTCCATACTCAAACAATCGAAGTAAATCTGTATATTGCCCATGAATGTCACCTGAGTAAGAtaaatttaaataaaagattAGTACAATATTATTAATGCTTAACTGAAATTAAGACACTGAATTAATACTTCTTTCAGAGTGTCAGTTACTAACTGAGAGGCAGTTGACGTATTCTGGCAAGACCTTTCAGATTGTCTGTTGAAAGGATAAAGACAGACAAAATTGAAGCACTCAAGTCCATGGAGAATACCCACAGGATTTCCAGAGAAATGCAGTGTCAGTTCCTGCAACATTCTAAAGGGTACAGAATCGTCCTAACTATTTAAGCGGTGCCTGGAAAAAGGAGAGACTAATTTATTTGTATAATAAATACTGAGGCAGCGTGCACCAGTGTAGGGTGCTGCAGGATGGGTTCTTCCCACTATTGTGGTGGCTGCCCCCGAGGTTCCTGGTCTCTCCCCCCTGCTAATTCttggggaagaaggagggagaaagtgAGTAAAAGAAGCTCTCTTTCGTGGCTTTCctggggggtgaggaggcagcCCTTTTCTTTGGAGAGCCATCGTGGTTAGAGGCGGCGTCTTGTGCCCTGGCAGGCTGTATAGCCTTAACAATATTCTCAGGTGGAGCTCTCTAGCTTTTCTCACTCTTGTCGTCCTGCTTGAACTGTACTTGTATTTGTGGGTTGTGGGCTTCCCCCAAACAGAGGGAATGGCCATCAGATACTGGTATGGGCTCTCGGCAGTCAGAACATTTCTTAAAGCCAAAGAAGGGGAAAACTGCTTTGCAATGCTCCAATTTGCAGTTCTGGGTGACCCATCATTAACAGTGGAgcaccatggggacatcacttgaagaatcaactgattcctggctcatgccaagttctctttctctcccaccattgcgcttgtgctttttaaacttaagagctgccaggctcttaatacatttaaaaggcagagccgcagcggagTTAGCTCCCTCAGCTGGGGGCTAACTCtggtgcagctctgctgtttcccTCCCTTATCAACTGATCAACTAGTTAATGGAAATTCCAAGATATCAAGTGTATAATAAAACAAAGTTTTACATTTTGTCTGAAATTACAGGCCCACAGTCAAGTGTTGAAAGATAACTGGACAATATTTTGCAGAAGCCATTTTGTAAGCAGGCCATAAGtccacatttaaaaatatgttcaaGATGCCAGATACAAGTTTTGAGTTGAACTGTAAGTCAGATCTGAAGTCTGCCAAAataagaactatttaaaaaaaacggAAAATTGGCATAAAGTGAATATTTATTATATGAAAGGTACTTGCTTATGCAGCCCACATAAATCCCAAACAGAGTTAGTTTAGCCCTACATTTTAATCTGATTTGACAGTACAAAAATCTCATCCCATTGTAGCTCCTTATATTTGACAAATCAGTAGGTCAGATAACTAGTGTAGCTGCACATGGCTTTATTAATTTAAGACCAATTTAAAAATTTCTCTAATCTCCATACACATCAGAAACAGCTTAATGCCTACATCGTGTTCTTCTGCAAGTTATCATTACTGAAGTTTAGCTTTCGATTGGTTACCCCCATCATTTTCCCTGGGGAACACCTTCAGATAGGGTAGGTCCAAATTTTAGCTGGAAGAAGGCAGGGCGGTTTGCCTTGCCTAATGAGTCACCTATGTCAAATCAATCTAGATATAAAATATTCCTTTACATAATttcattttggctttttttttttttacactcaaTTTATTGTTCATACTAAGTGAAGTACAAAGGAGCAAATCAGAttaaatttgagttaagataatGTGCAATAGGCAAAGTATTGTAACTAGCTATTTAACATGAATTTACCATTAATATTAGGATATTGGTAATCAGAAAAAAGTCATAGCACAAATTAGGAATGTTGATTAGACCGGTCATTAGAAACCAAGGGTGGCTCATGAAAGTTTatgggaacacacacacacaagcaagttCAAACTATGACACTTCAGTATTAAATACTCAATTCAAGAAATTTAGGACTTTTAAAAGGCAGCATCATAGCATCCTTCATTATGTGCAGCACTTCTTCCTCATTCAGAAAGCGAACAAATTTTGGGGTATTTACTAGCTGGTGTTGGAAACTATACTGTGCTTGTACATCTATTACTGcaacacttatttttaaaaatcattactaAATGTTGTTTTTGCAAATATCCAGCATTAACTTTATAAAGACATAAATAAGCAATTAGGTGAACTTTAAGTCTTCCATAAAGCTTGAAGAGTTCACTATGTAGAACAAAATCAAATTGCTTTAATACATCCAATTTAATTACATAAGACTAagttttaaaatctctctctatataaaaacatttttcctgtgggatgacagtgacatcacatcacatcactctgGCATCCCACAGGCTCCACCCTCCTAGGCTTCTGCTCCAGACATTGTTCAGGGATGGTACGATGTGCTCCAGGGCTGTTTGCTTGTACCACTGTTATTCTTGGCGTTTAcaggctgctgggccagaagGGTCAAGAAAAGAGCCAGGCTCAGGAAGCGGTGACCGACATCCCTGGCTGCCCTATCCTCCACCATGTCCCAAGTGGCTGAGTATTCAGCCCAGCACCAAGCCACACCACTGAGACCTAAGCCCAGCCCccagactgcctgcctgcctccctcccacccactcaGCCacatgtggggctgcagcagcaagcTGTGCTTCTGCAAGGCAGGCGAGGAAGCACCCAGCAACACTGACCTGAGTggcactggcacttcagccctTAACCCTCCCACCTCACCTGCATGGTTGGAGCATTAGCGCTGGCTTCCCACTGTTAGGGGCGGGAGAGAAGAAGCACTCCCTGTCCtgggctggggaaacagcagcatgcGAGCATGCTgtctggagcctttccctgcaCTCCTATTGGCAAGCTCCTGCCTAACTGGAGTAGCTGGAGGCCAATCCTGGAACCCACGCAGGGTCCAAAGACAAGCAAGTGCCCTGATcaccctcatgcccagaccctgcacccccagctcatcACTCAACGCCCACCCAACCCatttctcttccctttccctggccaagcaccctgcccccaagctgctcctgtcccctacctcccacccacaccTCCTCTCACACTcagtccctcctgcaccccatctcctgtCCAGATCCTGCAATCCCATCCctttcccactcactggcagctttgtcccacacactgaactcatTTTTGACCCCATCCCGGACcctacaaaatccactaaccctggaacctcagaacagttaatctggcctgaggccttgaaccttggttctctccctccctgggactggagcaccagggaagtgaggtgttTCAATTGGGGGACACATCATTGAGGGTTGGGTGGGATTAGAGAGATTTCCCCCCCTTCTCaattgtgtggtccccaactgatttttcagtgggtcagcggccccccaacccaaaaaaggttccccacccctgccattgtCTTTATTAATGCTGAAACCTGTGTGTGTTGGacagaatattttactttatttaaaaatgaagcctgaccaacAAACCCCTAATTGGGGCCTACCCCGCATCTGGCTGCAGCTTCCTGaccacagggcctgccccaggcAAGGACCAGTCCCCATGTGACTGCAGAAAGGGCTAgtggcagcccccctcctgctatGGCAATGGAGGAGAGCTGGCAAGCATAGAGAGCAGGCAAGCAtagagagcagggggcacagccccctagtttctTTTCAATTGCTTTAAATGAATGGGACTATTGCAAGAATACAATTGAACTAAATATGACAATGTATATCAGTTAAAGAACTTTATATTTTGCAtagaaatttgttttaaaatgtgttatatAGAAATGTTTATGGTGTGCTTTAGTGTTACTCACTATTTACAGAAGTAATGAACTTGAAATTAGACCAACACCCAGTATAGTGGCTCTTCTCCAACTGGAGCCACACAATTAGCACTACTAACGGCTAAAATTAAGCACACTCCACCTTAAATGCTAACAGTATTTCAGAGGAAATGCTCTAACAACTGTTAATCAGTTCTTCAGTATTAAATAATCAATGTAATTTCTTAGCAAGCCAGCGAAGGCCATTTTTGCAATCCATATTGCACAAGCCCATTTGGCATGTCACTTACAGGTCAAAACAACCACAAAATCATCTTCAATTTATTAGGTTTCCTCCTTTTACAGTAAAAGGCCAATTCTGATACACGCACTTGATACAAAAGACAACATACAAATTTACATACCACAAATTTTCAGGGGTGCCTCTAGTTCCAGGAGAATAGGCTGGCTAAGAAAGATTTCTCGTGATTTTATACACAAACCCCGAACTTCTGCTTCTGACATCTGCACGATCTTGCCAGGACGACATCCTCGCactgaaacaaaataattttttccaCATAAATATCACCAAAGCACACTTTCACTTAGGACCGCATTGTGGACATCAAGCTGCCACGACTGGCCTTTTAGCCACACATTTATACTTCTTTTATCCGTATGGCATAATACACGAATGTATTCTAGACTACTGTTGTGGGATGAACATGAGAATCTGGAGTTTACAGACATCTTTACTGCATCAAGTACTTGCACAATTTAGTTTGCATTTTAACCTTGATCTGAAAAATTGTGTTCTAGGACGGTCTGTGTTAAAGCAATGTTATAGAAGCTTCTCTAATTaagctttcaaaagaggcttaagACTGGCCTTTAAAAAAGTTTAAAGTATCACACAAATATGTCTGACTAGTCTCCACTTCCTATTGAAGAGCTAGTTTATTTCCTGCTTTTATGAAAGAATATCTACCGGGGAGTCTAATacttaatttctttattttacacACCAAGGGTCCTTGTATCTCTTCATTCTCCCTTGGTTGCCACCCTCTCATTTCTTTCTATTGAAGGGAGTCCCTGCAACTCCTGTGTTTTGTCCCTTATGCCTTGAGGCTCATgacccccattctccctcccacccatgacCCAACCAAGGTCTTGCTATTTTGCATCCCCATTCCAGCAGTTGTGTGGATAGCACCAGTCCCTTTCCCATACCTATATCCCTAAatctcctgcccctttaaggtttATGTACTCCATACCAAGATCTCACATACAGTGTCTCTTCTCCCCGAGAGAGAATTCAAGACGGCAATATATTAAACTGTTGCATGAATGGGCGCAAGTGAGATGGTGAAATGCAATAATGAATTCCATCAACCAGTTTTGATATATAGATAACTGCATAGGAGCTTGAAGCTGTGGCTTTACTAAACCAAAAAGATGCTTGTATCCcctgtttctccctcttttgGGGTCTTGATTTCCCCAGCATTCAATAGGTTCTATCCACTGGATGTCTTGGTCTTGCAAGCTCAGCCAACTAACCGAACAGATTACAGAGTTTTCCACAAGTTAGCTAGAGAAGGGATATTTCATCCTATTTTTCAAAAGCAAGATCCAGGAACTAGAAGAAACTGACAGGCTTTCTAATAATATTGGATGAGAGAATAGTCAATGGTAGATCAAAACTGCATGCAAGCAAAGCTAAAGAATTCTCCTATAGTGGATGAAGAACGGAGTATACAAAGATAGGATCTGAAAACCCCTTAGTATCTGGTGGTCAATACTGATGAGACTGTTTAAGTGAAATCAAAGAGGCTGGAAGAGACAGAGATAAAGATTTCCAACAGCTCCGGGAGGAAAGGGGGATGAAAGACTATCACTTCTTGACAGGGATAGTGGAAGATAAATGCCagctttctgagggtatgtctccaTTGCAGTTTGTCCAGGCTTCCTGTTAATCTCTGCCCCAGGTTCAGAAGGACTTTAAGATGAGGATATAGATTAGAACCCAGCTCCATTTTAACCATTCCAGGAAACCACCACTCACTTTGCAATGAAGccaaggcaggggaggcagggagagatcAAAACCAAACCTTGAATGCTATAGTAGTCCTCCAGTGCCTTTAAGTCGCCCTGAAAGTCTAGGAAAGAATCCCAGAGCAGTGGTTCAAGtgttttggcctgtggcccacctcaCTCAATGCAGTCCACCAGCTAACCACCCATGATATCAAATTGCCTTCACTTATCCCTAAATAACCTTAACTACaaaattattcatattaggcTACTAAAGCATAAAAAATTAACTATGTAGCTAAGGGGGCATATAActggtaagaaaggaaatattaatcaaagtaaaattaaacagattaattGCTTTATATCATGTTAGTGTCTCAAActtagttttaaataaaaatattaattatgtccaaaacaaaatatttcaatgttGTCTATTTTATGGTAGGGTTTGGtagccttttttgggttggggagcaATGTGCCACAGAAAAATAAGACAGGAGGCAACCCCTACACCAACCCACACAactgtggccctcaactgagaccTCATTCCCCTGGGGCTCCAGTCCCAGGGAGAAGGTGAGGCTTAGAGAGGACCGAGAATCAGGGCTTCCCACAAGCTAGATCTTCTGGGGTCCTGGTGTTAGTAGATATTGTGAACCATCTGAGGCTctaggtggggccaaaaatgagaggttcaatgtgtgggagggggctgccagagaGAGTGGGATGGAGGAGAAAGAGGGGGTGAGGCATTTGGATAGGAGGTagggcactgcagcaggggctgctgacccaggcACTGCCTCTCGCTGCTCCTATCAGCTGCaattccagccaaggggagcagtgAGGAAAGTCCacatgctgccattcccccagctggagggaggggagatagCAGCACATGGAGTCACTTGCACCACCCTGTAAGCTGGATCTGGTggcaaggctcagggctttctcccccGCAACTCCCACAGCCCAAGAGAAGCTTAAGCACTTAAACTTATATGCGACTAACACACAAGCAGTCTTGCGGAAGTCAACAAAATTATGCATGtgaataaagttaagcatgtacatCAGTGTTTGCATCATAAGGAAcaaaaaaatgtgttaaaagaTTGTATGCTAAAGTTTGTGCCACTTAATTGTTTCAGTGTTAACAAGAGGGTGGACTTTCAATTCATAAACAGAAGTTCATTAATTTTATTCACTggttaaaaatgttttcaaaaacagAACCTAAAATTAGGCTTAAACCACATAGCACTTAACCaggatattttcaaaagcacctaaaatTATTAAAAAGCACAAGACACATTGACTTAAAACTGAAAACCCTGATCAGTTACAGCTTTGGAAGGCAGCACAGACTAGAAACCCAACAAAAGGGAATTTGTTTAGTAATTGTGTTTGTTCTGTTCTTGCACTATGGATAAGAACAAGGTTCTGGATGATCATCTGTTTTGGGGTTTTATTAAGCATGAAACTTAATAAAAAAATAGTGCATAAAATCTGAAATTCCATAATCAAGAAACTTGTACAAATACCACTTTTGCAACTGAAAACTTTTATAAAGAACTAGCAACTTGTAAACAAAAAATGAATTACGTTTTCATAACATTGACAAACTGATATTTTGCAACAAATCATTTTTATCCACTTTGTGTAACTTCAGGCATATTTCAGATTTACCTATAAAAGAGACAATGAACACTCTCTTGATAGAATGGAAACAAGCTTACGGTCTTGGCTACGCATGGAATTTCCCCTGAATAACACC of Pelodiscus sinensis isolate JC-2024 chromosome 3, ASM4963464v1, whole genome shotgun sequence contains these proteins:
- the PPP1CB gene encoding serine/threonine-protein phosphatase PP1-beta catalytic subunit isoform X2, with protein sequence MRGCRPGKIVQMSEAEVRGLCIKSREIFLSQPILLELEAPLKICGDIHGQYTDLLRLFEYGGFPPEANYLFLGDYVDRGKQSLETICLLLAYKIKYPENFFLLRGNHECASINRIYGFYDECKRRFNIKLWKTFTDCFNCLPIAAIVDEKIFCCHGGLSPDLQSMEQIRRIMRPTDVPDTGLLCDLLWSDPDKDVQGWGENDRGVSFTFGADVVSKFLNRHDLDLICRAHQVVEDGYEFFAKRQLVTLFSAPNYCGEFDNAGGMMSVDETLMCSFQILKPSEKKAKYQYGGLNSGRPVTPPRTANPPKKR